The genome window AAAATTGAAAGgaattttgagatttttttgaTACCGACCTGAGTTCTTTATCAGAAGGAAATTTTGTATGAATATCCTGATTTTTTACCTGTTCAAACACAGCAAGTTGATCAATATTCAATGGATCAATCGAAGAATGCGAACTTCCCTCCATATTGCTCTATACATTTTGTCACCGAGGAGATAAACTTGCTGTATTAGAAGACAATCCAACCAAAATATCGTCGTCTATCCCATCTGATTCAACATCACCAATGATAGAATTATTAACATCTCCCACATCACCACCTACAATATTATCAACTGCATTGGAGTCTTCTTGAACCACACGATCAGCAAATCCTAAATGAAAACATCAGCAGCAGCTTTAATTGCATCATCAGCCATGTTAGTTAAATTAGCATGGGTAAAATTCCCATCATGCCTAACCGATTCCACAAAAGCCTAAAAACTGGGAAACTCTAACAAAGTTAGATTGATAGATGATCTACTTGGCACGAAATCTGTAATGGAGACCCGCTACGCAAGAATAATAATAGCATCTATAGATACAGCATTTTTTGGATTCAATGACACCTCCAATCCATTCAAAACTTGAGTAGAACATGCGATGGAAGATGGAGCAATGAATAACTCATTCACCCCAAAGGTCCCATAGGAACTGATCCATTTAACATCAGAGGATCTGAAGTAATTATGGTTTGCTCTATATCTAACGACGGAACTTCCCTATGAGCTGCTATAATACCATTTAACTGAGCCATTTAACATGACCTCTAGAGCAGAGACTGAAGTAACTATGGTTTGCTCTATATCTAATGATGGAACTTCCCTATGAGCTGCTATAGTACCATTATCATGAGAACCATCCTTCTTAGGCCGAAATTCCATAATAGGTTTTGCCTCAGCTTGTGACACTAATTTGGGTCGAAGTTCCAAATTTTTAACGTGACAATCTTCTTCTTCATGGCTTTGGCGATTGGCAAAATTTCAGGGTTCAATAGTTGCCAAAAACCATGACCCTCTCCAAGTTGAACCCAAATGCGTGATGGCAAATCCTTCAACAAATCTACCTCTACACATAATCTAACTACGCTAGGCCTTGAAAGTGCAGCAGCCACTAAATTGGACGTTCCAAACAAAAGACTATTTGAAACAAGCATTGCTTATCAAATAGGTGTATGGGAAGCTTCGGAAGACTAAACCAAATATGAACCAAAGTCAATTCCTTATCCACATGAAAAGTTGTCAACCACTTAAACACTCGCATAGGACAACCGAAAACATACCAAACATTTCTTCTCCAAATGTACACGAAATCAACCTCATTATGAAACCTAATCAATACATGGTGTGCATCAAGAAGGCCAATGCAAAAAGAATCCTTCAAATCAAGGGAATAGAAAAATTTCCTCATGTCCTCCATGAGTAGCTATTCTTAGAGAATATTTCAACCagaggaaaatgaaaagaatgagCAATAGACTCTAAATCATAATTAGAGAAAGAAATAGCAGGTGCTTCTCGATGAGTCATAAATGTCGCATTAAGTTAAAGATTGGATTGGGATGATGTAgatgaagaaaatgattcaaaaaAAACTTTCTTACGAAACACAGGTAACAAAGAACACGGTTCCCACTATCACAAAATGGCTAGGCAGCCGAAACTGCCATGGGTTTCACTCTTGAAATGGCTAGGGTTTCACTCTTTCTTGCTCTGCTGATTAGTTCTAAGTCTCATTTTTAACTAGTTATAAAAGCAATTCACggaaataaatagaaattaaatcAACAACAGACACGACTCTAACCCaaggtgcaacttttcagatATGGTTCATACAATTGATCATCaatgcaaaaataatttaattattcATTAATAGATTAGGTATAGCCATCAACAAATTCTGACAACCAATTATTTCTCACATTAGTCAAAATACAACCGTTAATTATTtccctaaccaagaaataacctaGATATgaccgtaagatttaatttcctGATTGCATTAAAGACTAGAAAAGAtcaatcctaaccaacaaacacactaCGTGGATTTGTTTAAATTATATCATATATTTttctaacatgaaaccaatgaCACTAGTTACCACTAATATTAACCAATCAAATAATTGTGGATTTAACTGGTTAATATGCcagtagattattaggttaattcaAATATCAGACTCTTGACAtccaaataacaaaataatcataagaaattaaatcaaaaaatgtacaaataccaatgaattaaaagaaacaattagtAATCAATTTcatctcacagatatttgaaATTGCGTCTTCTTGTTGACCTTTGACtagaaagaaaattagttgtTCATTTAAAGAATCTATATAAAGTGGGAAGAGTATGCAACAACATGGTCGTTCTTCATGTGCTCCTCACGTGTGTGATGTGAGAATTGAGCATCAAGTGGAATTCCTTTTGTGTttggtttttttctttattttgtcttttttccttttttttctcggAACCATAAAGCGATGATTACGTTTTTTGAAAAATgtataaaaaggaagaaaattatgattatcttttcttttgttgtatCTTGGAACCGAAAGAGATTAGCAtgtctatataaaaaaaaacataaaaaagagAACATGCTCCGTTGTGACTCTTTGTTCATAATTTTTAAACATTTCTCCTCTCTCCTCGATCTCCATCAATCTCAAGACTTTTTCCCTTGTATTCTTCGTTTACCCACTGGACCAAAATAGGAAAAAACAGATAACTATTTGTCTCACCCATTTCTCCTCAATTCTCCATTAATGGCCGATTCCTCTTAAAGTCTTCCTTCTCTGAATAGGAAAAGGGAAACAAGGATGAAGGGGCAATGACAAGATTCTATCATGCATCAAATTGTAATAAAACTTAAATACCCCGTTTActacaagtatacagatcaTTTATCGAGTATAGGGGATATTAGGTATCAATCCCACAGAAAAGATTATCAATTACTGATGGTTTTCGAACTcgtttattatttagactatcacaagtGTAAGAAGTTAAATCTACACTacaaacatgaaataaaagtaataaaaatattagaaagcttctaaggttatggaattccttactactcttgcaaatgaaacTACCGATTaattgaatgttattatcttggctagttatggcgtaattttctaatgtatgtgaaacctactctcacAGTGAATCAACAATACTTGTAATTCATCTATACCTACTattatggttatgaaattaactacaaggtcatttcttctatgaaattacatggaaCAAGCTACTATAACCACAAAGGCGCACCTCTACTTTTGTGAGTGAACTCCCTAAGTTTAGCATTTCTTTGAACTAGTGTCAAATTCCAATTCTTATTATAAACTTAACAtcttaagattatcacaattaatgacaggttaatcatgattagaaaagcaaaagtgataaacaacttgctcaaaataatatcataaaataaccaaataaacatcacaaacaagttatagaaagttcatccataactctaggcataaattttagcaaaacatgataaaatttaaacttgtattataactaaatatgaaataaaattcaaaagaaaaaattataggAGAGAGGTTACCTTTGTCACATGAGTTCCAATTCTCTATCTTGTTCCTtaattcttcatccaaatctaactacaagtataaaatggataaactatactaactatactatactaatgaactaaactaatgaactgagaaaaactagtgaagactATATTTTGATAGTATCTCTAGTCTTACAAAGTTATGAAACAAGCTCAACAAAGGCCCTATTTGTAAAGAATTAAAGTTCAAAGTGAGTTGTTTTTAGTTGGCAATTTTGTCTCTTGAAATTCCCAAAAGTTGCTTCTACAAGTTTCCACACTTTTTTTTACAGCTACAGCCAAAATTCTAAACTGGAGATAAGCTGGGAAAGCTGTGTGAATGCAGAACAAGTTGATGTGCAAATTGCAAGTTCAATTGAAGAATACGTAGGCATGCCCCTGTTTTGCCTTATTACAGGTTTCCTCATTTTTTATCAGTTTTCAACTTTACTTTATTTTTGCATCAAGTTCCACTGCtattttctcaatgatggaGGATGAACTAGATCTTGTGTTATCTTTCCACTGCCTCAAGAATCACCCAATATGGAGCTTTGTAAACTAAGAAATGACCAAACTACCCTTGACTGTTCAAAGTTTTGTTTTAGCTTTCGACAACAGAAATGACCAAttgttttttgactttttgattgggaaaaatcatgaattgaaTTTCGATGtctcataagaaatgtagagatatatattagcttcaaaatagctcaagaatcacctcaatctgtTACTTGTAGCTCAatatatagccaaaataccaatAGGTGTCAAAACTATCAAACTCCTCTTCTTTTATACTTGATTGCATTTTATCTATTGAtcattttgcacttcatattctctttaaatcacttaaaatcatcaacaatcatccaattatcttctcaattcattccaattgatgattgaatcattaaaatctacaaaaacatgaaattttcactACTTTAAACACATAGATATGCAATTTTTCAtacttaaaccacaaaatgtaaACTTTACTAAAAacctagttaattagttataaaaataagtaaaacaaaccaaaactaaataataaaacacatttAAATCACTCAAACGTATACTTATCCGGTAAGATGTTTGATTTATCTCAATCATTTGAAtaatttcttttcaaatataATCATGAATAACTTTTACCCTCTTGCCTAGGTTTAATgtcttttttttcgttttttgttagtgattttttcctcttttcttttggtttggTCTCTCTAACCACAAGAGCAAGAACCTTCATTCCTGTGCTAAGATTTGGAATAATCTGATATAGGTACCTATCATATATCTAGAATTTTTGACCTTCAAAATTAATTTCGTTGATAGATTTCgtcttttgtgggtttgtgcgATTTTATTTTAAGAAATATGTATTTAGTTATTGTGCATTTAAAATTTGCAATTTAGGTTAGAGAATTTATTAAAAGGTAAGCTTTGTATGcctttatttcttgttttattaCCTATTTTGCTTCTATTTTCCCTTGGCTGAGACAATTCAAACCATTAATGAAAAATTCTAGAAAgcctgaaagaaaaaaaaaggaaaaaattagaaAGTTTCTTCACACGTGAGTTTTCTACTACTTTTAATTTctaatggtgaaattgaagatgagcacataattttattatttaataggtgaaggagaaaggaaatagtgtacttttgtttttcctttccaTTTATCAAAAACTAGCTTTTTATGCCCTAAATCCTAAATCCCTTGCAATATGTTTTATATGTCGTTTTTTCCTCTAATATCTCCTTGGCTTGTAGCGTCTTAGACCATTATTGACAAATTTCAGATAATTTATTCTAAAATGAATTGCTATCCTACTCTCAAATTTCAATAGTGGAATTCAAGTTTAAAAGATAATACCTTTACCCTTCAACCAATATTTTTTCTTGAGCAAGGATAACAAAGATGTAAATGTCTGACTGTTGGAGCTCCTGTTTTCTTGGcacttgttttttctttttttccttttagattgattattagtttgtttttccAGTAATGCAAGTATACATTTGAAGATTTTGTTATGGATCGCTAACACTCCTCCATGGATGAATGGTAGGTTTTATGGAGTTGAAAAGTATGTTGTTATATATTTCCTTTTGATTGATGAAGAAAATAGTtagctattttttctttaaatttgagGGATTTCTGGTGAAGAATTTCATGTTGTGCTTTTAAAGCTATAAATGTTGGCTCTTGTGCAATCTAACAGAACGTTACTCTGTTCTTTGAGTTTGTTCTTGAATCTGCTAAGTATTTAATGCATTTTAGTTGGTTTTACTCCTTAGCTCCTTCGATTGATCAAGATACAATGGTCACCTGCGAAAAGACTATCTAAGTAAGAATTGTCATctgattttaagtttttcccccCTCTATTCTACTCTGGACTCTTCaactgatttgattttttgtttttcttcttttttgtggGTTCCTGCTATGCAGGTTTGTGGACAACTCTTGACCCACAAAAGGCTTTGTGAGATGTCTCATTTTTCTTACCGACTCTAAATTATGTATCGTTAACTGGAAATGGATCAAATTGCTATATCATTATTatatttctcttttattttgtaGTTACTAtctaaaaattttcttaattcatTATTATATTTTGTAGtcacttttgtttttgaaactttttttcaATTAGCTTACTTATCTTAGTTGGACTCCTTTTTGCTGAAAATATGAACCTGAGGCGATAGTTATTTTGCTAGTTGCTTTAAGATTTTAATTGGTTTACTCATAAAAGCTACAAATTGAACAGCAACAAATATATCTACACTTTCTTCGTGGGTTGCCTCAATGGACTTGATTATTCACATATACTATGGAAAATTCTATGTAAAAAACTCCATAGtgaaataagatttttcttatctttcaccTTTTTGTTTGCTTTAACAAAATATGAAGAAAATTCATTATGCAGTTTATTTTCCATGTTCTTTTAACTTCAACATGCTGATATTTTTTCCTGCCTATAAGTTGACATGTAATTGATCTTTTGGAGGAAATCATCTGATGAAAACAGAGAGATGTTATCTTGAGAATTAGCAATCAGCAGTTGCTTTGAGATACGTATGTTTTTTAAACCAATCACAACTACTTCTCCTCTCTTCAGTATTTATGTAATtagtatttttatcttttgggaTTTCGGCTACATCTATCCAAATAAAAATGTGAAGTTTCATTAAATCGCCAAATTGAGATATGTAACTACTTCAGGATACATGTCATTTGGGTCAATTTAGGTAGTGATGAACTACCATATATTGATTTTGCTGTCATTTGGGTAGATTTTGGTACGTCACTTACCCTATTACATTGGGATTTGAATATGTTGCCTCCACTAGATCATTATGGCTTTTGATACTTCTTTTACAGCAAAAAGGAAATTGTGTATTCAAAAATAGGAAGGAAGGGAAAAGTTAAGAGAAATTGACTAGGTATTGACTTTATTAGTAGAAAAATTTGAGTTTTAGTTAAGGTGATTCTCAATATGTTTTTCCCAATAACTACAAATTTTTTTGTACCGGCAATGTTCTAACCCAATTGTAGATGTTTCCAACTCAATTTCAAGCCATCTAATTAAACATCAGTATAGCCTAATTACTATGAGAGAAGGCTACAAGACATGGATCATTAAATTTGATTGACAATGGTTTGGAGAAGGATGGCAACAATTCCGTCGCATCAACATCCTCAACGAAAATGGTGCTTTCTTGCTTCGTCATTTTGGAAGTTTGATTTTTGACATGATCCACTTTTCAACAGGACAAGAAACAAGGATACATGCCATGGACATATCCACTACCTAATGTTTTACATCCAAAACCATCTTTTGATTTAGAAAGTTAGCcttactattttcgttttatttaattcatttctttttcttaaaaaccttCTTTACCTTAGACATATACAATCTACTTTCCAGTGAATAGGAAATCAAGAATAATACAGCAACGAGTATCATCATCAATGAAACTAGATTTTGTACAAAGCTTAGCTGGAGGTGTGTGCTTCTAAGAAACAACTGCTATAGCTTTGAACgttttgtatgtatttttttcacttttgacCATTCATTTTCCGCAACAATCTTGACTTTACCTGATGTAACATTAGGAAGTTCCAAGGTTTGTCACTCATTTCTTGCATGGTGACAAGACACGGTCGATTGCTTTGAGAACTGGAAACAGAACAATAACAGTTACAATGCATGGAAGGCAGTTTGCAGATAATTGGAATGTTTGTAGCTAAACCCCAATTGTAGTTTGAAGAAATATTGGTCTTTGTTCCTGAATCAAGCTCCACCTACATTGTCCTAATATTTGATAACTATGGTGTAGGAAAGCCATTCTCATGGTATAATAGTTTTTATATGTACTCTATCATGGAAAATGACTGGACCTAGATGTATCTGAGAAAGGATCTTCATTGGACTATGTTTCTTTCTTCAATGTTTAATatgaaaactgtttttgttgctGTGTTGTCTCATTCTCCATAGGTACTTTTTCTTTACAATGTTAAActaagaaaatgaaatgcttccTTAATCAAAGATCACCTATAGTGCACAGACACTTATAAATGGAATACACAGTAAAGAAATAGCTTATTCTTCTATTCCAATGTCTTTGTAGCAACTACTAAAGAACAATCAAAGTAAACATGACACATTAGAAAATAAGAGTATATTCTTAGTATATTTCACTTTGAGGACTTTATGCCTACATTTCCTTTATATTTGGTAAGACCTACTAAAAAACTTCTAAACAAACTAAATACTGTTTCTATACAAGAAATTTATTCTCAGGCAAATGTTGAAACACttattcaataaaaaaaatttttgcagtATAATTCACTATCTTTAAATCTGGGCATATCTATAATTTACCATCATGCCCGAGCACAGTGATCCTCTCCTAGTCATTGATATGACCCAAGCAAAAGTATGGAGAATTGCAAGGGACATGCGGCTTCTGGAAAAGAACAAAAGTAAGTTGTCCTCTTTTTCCAAGGAAAAGATACAATGCAAATTGTTTCTTGCTTCCAAGTAATAAGAGCCAATAACCAGTCTAACTTGTTCCTAACTAATCTCCTAATTTATAGCTATTGAGATAAAATATACTTCctaattggaaaagaaaatctTTAAGAGATAATGTCTATTATTTCTTAATTGAATACTCTATTTAATAAGGGAAGAAATCCATCCAATCTTTAGCAAAGAGTCCGTTCGGAATTCGATTTGAATTAGGAAACTTCTATGCGCAAGAAGATCCAGAGCATTCCAATTGAATTAGCAAACTTCTATGTGCAAGAAGATCCCGAGCTTTCCAGACTTGACAGCAAGAATTAGACGCACCCTCACCAAACTGTGCACAGGTTTTCTGAAAAATCTCCCTTTAACCTCTTTTTGCTCCACAACCCCTACAATTAACATGCTTTACCAAATATGATAGAATCTATCtattaatacaatatttggtcaaaaattgagGGGAAAATATCCACAAATTTATTAACAAAATGCATCCTATCAATAATTGTGAAATCCAACCCCTATGAATTTGGGATTCAATTCTAATTACGTGATAAACATAGTAGCCAAACAGCTATACTGGAATTGGGGCTCCAATTTATATTTTGTAACTCCAATTTCATAGAACCAAGCACACTCAAAAAATAAACTACAATAAAATAGAAACTTACTCGTAGAATtgaaaaaatcaataaaagatATCTAGATATGAAAAAAACCAATAAAAGATTTCTAGATAACATATTCTTTTAAAAAAAGatttgatatttttttattatttgtataGCTTAATAGTTTCAAACAATATAAAAATACCTTAGTTGTCAATTATCCGGATGCTTTCTTCAAGTTTTCCATTGTCTCTCGGATGCTTTCTTCAAGTTTTCCATTGTCTTCGAGAGACAATGAGAACCGCTACATTTGAAGTTGCTGATGTACTCTTCCAAGTTGGGGTTTAGGCCGCTTCTATGCTAACTTTTACATCTGAAGTTGAATTGCCTAGAGCTGCTACAGGTGAAGTTAGACGTGACAGATCATGGTTGCTTGCTTTCCGCAAATGCAatagttaattttgtgatttttttcttttcttgttcttttaaaaTATTCATGTACTTTGGAGGTCAGGTTAATGCCCTCTCCTTTTGtaacttttgttatatttaataaaattttagttAGCATCCCACCCCATGTACGAGGTTtgctaaccaaaaaaaaaaaaagggaatttcgccaatttggtccctaaacaTTTTCACTTAAATCAATTTCGTCCttcattaaatattttaatcaaTTTAGTCCCTGAACTAGTTTTTTACTTTCAATGTAGGActttttactacattttacTCAATTCGCGTGGACCAAAGGGGTATAATTGTCACACTGGCTTAATCTGCTGCAATTATCCACTGAAACGGATTAGATGTCATTATCCCGCCCATGCGATTATCTAAATGCCCAACTTGAGCAAGCATGTCTATAACACAACCATAATGCTGCATTTTAGGTCTGATCTTATACTTATTCTTCATAGTTCTGAAGCAAGCCAAGCCTTCACTCACCATATGCCCATTCCTATAAGTCGATAAAAGTGCAGTCAATGTCCTCTCATCTGGCTTTATCTCAAGACCCTTCATCTTATCAAACAAGTCCATAGCCTCTTTACATTGCCCATGAATGGCAAGGCCAGCAATCATTGCAGTCCATGTAACAACATCTTTGCTCACTATTTCAGAAAATACCTCCTTTGCACCATCTATGCACCCACATTTCGCATATATGTCTATGAGAGCCGTGCTAACTTTACCATTCAAACTAATAAGCTTCTTCTCCTTAACCAAATCATGAACTTTTCTACCCATACTAAGAGCACCAGTATCAGCACAAGCTCTAAGAACCGAAACAACCGTTGCTTCATTAAATTCAACGTCATTTTCCAACATGTGCTCAAACAAAGCTATAGCTTTAACGGGTTTATCATTATCCACAAGCCCATCGATTATAGAAGTCCAAGACACCACATCTCTCTCGagcattttatcaaacatcgTGAACGCAAGGTCCGAAACACCACCAGCGGTCCGGAACACCACCAGCTGAATACATATGAATCAATGCATTGCTTATATGCATATCCGGCCCAAAACCCAACTTCCAGACTAGTCCGTGGAGTTGTTCTCCAAGAGGGATTTGACATAATTTGGAGCAAGCTTTGAGGACAAAGGGAAAAGTGAACTTCCAACGATAATCGCATGGGCGGGATAATGATATCTAATCCATTTTGGTGGATAATTGCAGCAGATTAAGCTAGTATGACAATTATACCCCTTTGGTCCACGCGAATTGAgtaaaatgtagtaaaaagTCCTACATTGAAAGTAAAAAACTAGCTCAGGGACTAAATTGgttaaaatatttaataaagGACGAAATTGATTTAAGTGAAAAtgtttagggaccaaattggcGAAATTCCCAAAAAAACATAGTTGATAATGCCTTAATGGCATATATTTATATTAGTAGAAAATTTATTGAGTATATTCTTATCCTTATACTTACTCTAAAACAAGAATAGCTAAGGAGAAACATGAATcaagaaagtgataaaaattcttttttcatgCTAGTTGAGTTCAATGCTATTGGTGTCGGGTTTTAAATTCCACTATATTATTAGCTGGTCGAGTTTATTGAGTTGGACAAGAAATATTGGATGAATTTATTTAATGCTATTGGGGTTCGATTTGACAATAGTTTTGTATAGTTCAATGAGTTTATTGAGTTAGATATAAAATGTTGGATGATTTTATAGATCTAAAGATTTTTTCTCTTTATAagaatctcacaaactctaGATAAGTGACATCTTATAATTtactaaaagtaaatgaaagattTTTGTGGACTTACTATcttacttgattttgacatcaaAACTGCatagattttattttaaaataaatttcaatAGACTTTAATTCTTTACATGTACAAATACACCTTAAAGATAAAGAGTAAAACTTCACGAGTCACATAACAAACTATAGTAAAGATAAATGCCAATGTTTCTTATgacattaagaaaaaaataatgaaaattcaattaattaaatatgtattaaataatatattgtGATAAAGTAGAATAAAATAAGGGTGGAGGATTGGGTTGGATGGTAAGATGGAAGGCGTTGTAGGTAAGAGGTCTTTGATTCAAATCCTCCCActcaccaaaagaaaaaaaagtagaataaaataattcacaaaGTTGAAGATTTGA of Coffea arabica cultivar ET-39 chromosome 5c, Coffea Arabica ET-39 HiFi, whole genome shotgun sequence contains these proteins:
- the LOC113689314 gene encoding pentatricopeptide repeat-containing protein At1g50270-like, whose protein sequence is MVKTGEGTGEGRYSDPDELEEEELEESISMSASRVTLRLGAELVRSECVEEEDIKGKEDLLADDREELLVVFRTAGGVSDLAFTMFDKMLERDVVSWTSIIDGLVDNDKPVKAIALFEHMLENDVEFNEATVVSVLRACADTGALSMGRKVHDLVKEKKLISLNGKVSTALIDIYAKCGCIDGAKEVFSEIVSKDVVTWTAMIAGLAIHGQCKEAMDLFDKMKGLEIKPDERTLTALLSTYRNGHMVSEGLACFRTMKNKYKIRPKMQHYGCVIDMLAQVGHLDNRMGGIMTSNPFQWIIAAD